The Candidatus Sysuiplasma jiujiangense genome includes a window with the following:
- a CDS encoding site-specific DNA-methyltransferase, translating to MVRTGPQWLDALKLPPFYYRTGLGAAFLGDSIKLCRKLPDNSIDLIMTSPPFALRRKKEYGNVEASEYVEWFQPFAEEFYRALKPKGSLVIDIGGSWNEGFPTRSVYQYELLLSLVRMGFYLCQDFFWYNPAKLPSPAEWVNVRRIRVKDAVDPVWWLSKDPFPKANNRKVLKEYSNSMQQLLLNGYKPKLRPSGHDITSKFSHDHGGAIPPNILIAANTESNSLYLRSCKAANMNPHPARYPLKLPKFFIEFLTDEGDIVLDPFAGSNVTGEASEILKRKWLAFEIIENYVVGSKFRFDKVISKGKPSSVLEHYVEA from the coding sequence ATGGTAAGAACTGGACCACAGTGGTTGGATGCATTGAAATTACCGCCATTCTATTACAGAACCGGACTCGGTGCTGCTTTCTTGGGTGATTCGATCAAGCTTTGCAGAAAATTGCCAGATAATTCGATAGACTTGATAATGACATCACCGCCCTTTGCGCTGAGGCGTAAAAAGGAATATGGCAATGTCGAAGCGAGCGAATATGTTGAATGGTTTCAGCCATTCGCTGAAGAATTTTACAGGGCCCTGAAACCCAAAGGAAGTTTGGTCATTGATATTGGGGGGTCTTGGAACGAAGGATTTCCCACTCGCTCTGTATATCAATACGAGCTGCTTCTGTCGCTCGTTCGTATGGGTTTCTATCTTTGCCAAGATTTCTTTTGGTATAATCCAGCTAAGCTTCCTTCTCCTGCAGAATGGGTAAATGTTCGTAGGATCAGAGTGAAAGACGCCGTTGATCCTGTTTGGTGGCTATCCAAAGACCCTTTCCCAAAAGCGAACAATAGAAAAGTGCTCAAGGAGTATAGCAATTCGATGCAACAGCTGTTACTGAATGGGTACAAGCCAAAACTCCGCCCTTCCGGACATGACATAACTTCTAAGTTTTCACACGATCATGGTGGGGCCATACCTCCTAACATCCTGATAGCCGCAAACACGGAATCCAACAGCCTTTATCTGAGATCATGCAAAGCAGCCAACATGAATCCACATCCGGCGCGTTATCCGTTGAAACTACCCAAATTCTTCATTGAATTCCTAACAGATGAAGGCGATATAGTGCTGGATCCGTTCGCTGGAAGCAACGTTACAGGAGAAGCATCAGAAATATTGAAACGAAAATGGTTGGCGTTTGAAATTATCGAGAACTACGTTGTTGGTTCCAAATTTAGATTTGATAAGGTAATAAGCAAGGGGAAACCGTCATCAGTGTTGGAACACTACGTTGAGGCATGA
- a CDS encoding DNA adenine methylase, giving the protein MRTRSLFPYAGGKFYLMNEIRGVFEKSGRHVAIDVFGGSGKFLLNVEARNKVYNDIDSRLVNLFSVIKERPLEFRQKFESFVYSRELFEKYVDGSETGEPVEDAFRTFYVFYCSFAGKGGTFGYQVRDRKSLGRKVVDVSARLQDFHNEIQGWTIEHLDFRDLMKRYDSEDAFFYLDPPYFGRKFYRYNFTEKDFEDLAAMLHALKGKYLLNINKNEFILDRFGAPCSEMEFKSFCDNARVSGKRGSRTELFYWN; this is encoded by the coding sequence ATGAGAACAAGGAGCCTGTTTCCCTATGCCGGCGGCAAGTTCTATCTCATGAATGAGATAAGGGGAGTGTTCGAGAAATCTGGCAGGCATGTGGCCATCGATGTGTTTGGAGGCTCGGGAAAATTCCTGCTGAATGTGGAAGCCAGAAATAAGGTTTACAATGACATTGACTCAAGGCTTGTCAATCTCTTCAGCGTAATCAAGGAGAGGCCCTTGGAGTTCAGGCAGAAATTTGAATCCTTCGTCTACTCGAGAGAGCTATTTGAGAAATATGTCGATGGGTCTGAAACCGGGGAACCTGTGGAGGATGCGTTCAGAACCTTCTACGTGTTCTACTGTTCATTTGCCGGCAAGGGAGGGACATTCGGATACCAGGTGAGGGACAGAAAATCGCTCGGTCGCAAGGTTGTGGACGTATCAGCAAGACTGCAGGATTTCCACAATGAAATACAGGGCTGGACAATCGAGCACCTGGACTTCAGGGACTTGATGAAGCGTTACGACAGTGAAGATGCATTTTTCTATCTGGACCCTCCGTATTTCGGAAGGAAGTTTTACCGGTACAATTTCACGGAAAAGGATTTCGAAGACTTGGCAGCTATGCTCCATGCGCTGAAGGGGAAGTATCTACTGAACATCAACAAGAACGAGTTTATACTCGACAGGTTCGGCGCGCCCTGCAGTGAAATGGAGTTCAAGAGCTTCTGTGATAACGCCAGAGTCAGTGGAAAGAGGGGGAGCAGGACGGAACTGTTCTATTGGAATTGA